In Bacteroidia bacterium, a genomic segment contains:
- a CDS encoding FtsX-like permease family protein — MLFKLAWRNMWRNKRRTMITLASVFFAVLLSTTMRSLQRGVTVKMIENVVSFYTGYVQIHKNGYWDEPNLDNTFEQTSAITKVANDDPRIAKVAPRLESFALASSGDISEGCLILGIDPENENSLTGLGSKLSEGKYLKKGDQGVMVTSGLAEKLKIGIGDTLILIGQGYQGISAAGIFPVTGIIGFGNPELNQRLAYLSLDAARRLYGAENRLTAFAINLKKPAFAAAVAKDIRGELDNQYEVMDWAEMMPEIAQLLEIDKTKGRIVMGILYMIIGFGMFGTVLMMTSERRHEFGVLMAIGMKKRIMAGMVIVESILISMAGVAAGFMASIPLIFYFYFNPIRMGGKMAEAYAEFGLDPIMPMSIEPQIFYSQVFTVLAFAILVSIYPAWSIIRTDPVTAMKS; from the coding sequence ATGTTATTCAAACTTGCCTGGCGAAATATGTGGCGCAATAAACGCCGTACGATGATCACCCTGGCATCAGTGTTTTTCGCCGTACTTCTTTCAACAACGATGCGTTCTCTTCAAAGGGGTGTCACTGTCAAAATGATTGAGAATGTAGTCAGTTTTTATACGGGCTATGTGCAAATTCATAAAAACGGTTACTGGGATGAACCCAATCTGGACAATACTTTTGAGCAGACTTCCGCTATCACAAAAGTTGCCAATGATGATCCCCGGATCGCAAAAGTTGCCCCAAGATTGGAATCTTTTGCCTTGGCTTCGTCGGGAGATATTTCTGAAGGTTGTCTGATTCTGGGTATCGATCCGGAGAATGAAAATTCTCTCACCGGTCTCGGTTCCAAATTGTCTGAAGGAAAATATCTGAAAAAAGGAGATCAGGGCGTAATGGTTACCTCCGGCCTCGCCGAAAAACTTAAAATCGGAATCGGAGATACGCTCATCCTCATCGGCCAGGGATATCAGGGCATCAGTGCTGCCGGTATATTTCCCGTTACCGGCATAATCGGCTTTGGCAACCCCGAACTCAACCAGCGACTTGCCTACCTCTCTCTCGATGCCGCCCGGAGGTTGTATGGCGCAGAAAACCGGCTGACCGCTTTTGCCATTAACCTCAAAAAACCCGCTTTTGCCGCCGCAGTTGCAAAGGATATCCGGGGCGAACTGGACAACCAGTACGAAGTCATGGACTGGGCAGAAATGATGCCCGAGATAGCACAGCTACTCGAAATTGACAAGACCAAAGGGCGGATAGTCATGGGGATTTTGTACATGATTATCGGCTTTGGCATGTTTGGCACTGTGCTGATGATGACTTCGGAGCGAAGGCATGAATTTGGCGTCCTGATGGCCATCGGCATGAAAAAAAGAATCATGGCCGGAATGGTGATTGTCGAATCCATTCTCATCTCCATGGCAGGAGTGGCCGCAGGCTTTATGGCCAGTATCCCATTGATCTTTTATTTCTACTTCAATCCGATCCGGATGGGAGGTAAAATGGCCGAAGCTTATGCAGAATTCGGTCTGGATCCTATTATGCCTATGTCCATCGAACCGCAAATTTTCTATTCGCAGGTATTCACCGTTCTGGCTTTTGCTATTCTTGTCTCAATTTATCCGGCGTGGAGCATTATCAGAACCGACCCTGTAACCGCAATGAAATCTTAA
- a CDS encoding FtsX-like permease family protein — translation MILFKLAWRNLWRNKRRTLITAASVFFAVMLAILMRSLQEGSYEKMIENVVSFYTGYAQVHKDGYWDDQSLDNSFEITPELEKVMDNQPLIAHSVARLESFALASSGEISEGCLVVGTDPAAEDQLTHLSGMIKKGKFFDIQSQGAIISTGLADKLGISVNDTLILISQGYQGVTAAGKYPVVGLVRFGSPELNNRLVYLPLPLAQQFYGAQNRLTSYAVSLEDPHKVPAMLKSLKTSLDEGYEVLGWKELMPELVQLIEADRAGGILTMGVLYTIIGFGMFGTVLMMVAERQHEMGVLTAIGMKKSRLAAIITIETIFISMIGVIAGALASLPLVIYFHFNPIYLGDQIAEASAEFGIEAFFPTAIDPGIFLTQALVVFFFAWIVSIYPAWKIMKLNPITAMHT, via the coding sequence ATGATCCTATTCAAACTTGCCTGGAGAAATCTCTGGCGAAACAAGCGAAGAACACTGATCACTGCTGCCTCTGTATTTTTTGCCGTAATGCTGGCCATCCTTATGCGATCACTGCAGGAAGGCTCTTACGAAAAAATGATTGAGAATGTCGTGAGTTTTTATACCGGTTATGCGCAGGTTCATAAGGATGGATACTGGGACGACCAGTCGCTGGACAACAGCTTTGAAATCACTCCGGAACTCGAAAAAGTTATGGATAACCAGCCGCTGATCGCTCATTCTGTAGCCAGACTGGAGTCTTTTGCCCTGGCTTCCTCCGGCGAAATCTCAGAAGGATGCCTGGTGGTCGGTACAGACCCTGCTGCCGAAGACCAACTCACACACTTATCTGGAATGATCAAAAAAGGAAAGTTTTTCGACATCCAAAGTCAGGGGGCAATTATTTCCACCGGACTCGCCGACAAACTGGGCATTTCTGTCAACGACACGCTGATTTTGATCAGCCAGGGATATCAGGGGGTAACTGCAGCAGGAAAATATCCTGTGGTGGGATTGGTGCGATTTGGCAGCCCGGAACTCAACAACCGCCTCGTATATCTTCCCCTGCCGCTGGCACAGCAATTTTATGGCGCACAAAACCGGCTTACTTCTTATGCAGTATCACTGGAAGATCCGCACAAAGTACCGGCTATGCTCAAAAGCCTGAAAACCAGCCTTGACGAAGGATATGAAGTTTTAGGCTGGAAAGAATTAATGCCGGAACTGGTCCAACTGATTGAAGCCGACCGGGCTGGAGGAATTCTGACCATGGGCGTATTGTACACCATCATTGGTTTTGGCATGTTTGGTACGGTATTAATGATGGTAGCGGAAAGACAACACGAAATGGGCGTTTTGACTGCGATCGGCATGAAGAAATCCAGGCTTGCAGCCATTATTACCATAGAAACCATTTTCATTTCCATGATCGGCGTAATCGCCGGGGCTTTGGCCAGCCTGCCGCTGGTAATCTATTTTCACTTTAACCCGATCTACCTGGGCGACCAGATCGCAGAAGCTTCCGCAGAATTTGGCATTGAGGCCTTTTTCCCCACGGCCATTGATCCCGGAATTTTCCTCACGCAGGCACTCGTTGTCTTTTTCTTTGCATGGATTGTGTCCATTTATCCTGCCTGGAAAATCATGAAACTGAATCCCATAACAGCTATGCATACCTAA
- a CDS encoding outer membrane lipoprotein-sorting protein, producing the protein MKRIHILTLGLMLIMSLSAFAQVDVKDIIRKTEEKRRGIESSQAEITMTIIRPEWTRSMSLKSWSKGDDYAMMLVTAPARDKGTATLKRDKEVWNWMPTIERTIKLPPSMMSQSWMGSDFTNNDLVQEVSIIDDYDHKILKDSTIQGRACWKIQSIPHEGVAVVWGKIHAFVDKTDYLMMRSEYFDEDGYLVNILQASGIKNFGGRTFASKLEMIPVEEKGNKTVLEYQNIVFDQNIPETFFSVQNMKRLK; encoded by the coding sequence ATGAAACGAATACATATCCTTACGCTTGGATTGATGCTGATTATGTCTTTATCTGCTTTTGCACAGGTGGATGTAAAAGATATTATCCGAAAAACTGAAGAAAAACGCCGGGGCATTGAGAGTTCCCAGGCGGAAATCACCATGACGATTATTCGTCCCGAATGGACACGCTCTATGTCGCTCAAAAGCTGGAGCAAAGGCGATGACTATGCCATGATGCTCGTAACTGCTCCTGCCCGCGACAAAGGTACGGCCACCCTGAAGCGCGATAAAGAAGTCTGGAACTGGATGCCAACTATTGAGCGAACCATCAAACTCCCGCCTTCTATGATGTCCCAGTCCTGGATGGGCTCTGACTTTACCAATAATGACCTGGTGCAGGAAGTGTCCATCATCGACGATTACGACCACAAAATTTTGAAAGACTCTACCATCCAGGGCCGCGCCTGCTGGAAAATCCAGTCAATACCCCACGAAGGCGTAGCCGTTGTCTGGGGGAAAATTCACGCTTTCGTCGATAAGACTGACTACCTTATGATGCGTTCTGAATATTTTGATGAAGACGGATACCTCGTAAATATCCTTCAGGCTTCTGGTATTAAAAATTTTGGCGGACGCACCTTTGCTTCCAAACTGGAAATGATCCCGGTAGAGGAAAAAGGTAACAAGACCGTACTTGAATACCAGAATATCGTTTTCGACCAAAACATACCGGAAACATTCTTCTCTGTGCAAAATATGAAGCGGCTAAAATAA
- a CDS encoding TetR/AcrR family transcriptional regulator, producing MSPKTKKQLEEIRGQSREKILNAALELFAEQGYHNTSINQIRIKAEVSKGLIYNYFESKEQLLNDLVMESMAEGDVYMNEMMQLATAQEKIRYIIDLSFEFIVKRADYSRLLTSLALQIEHFPDFPGLKQIIIGKYTGLMPILESLFVEIGIPNPKEEALLFAAMIDGVGIEYCVLKDALPADTIKKYLIEKYTNR from the coding sequence ATGAGTCCAAAAACAAAAAAACAATTAGAGGAAATACGCGGACAGAGTCGTGAAAAGATTCTGAACGCTGCACTGGAATTATTTGCAGAACAGGGCTACCACAACACATCGATTAACCAGATCCGGATAAAAGCAGAGGTTTCCAAAGGGTTGATTTACAATTATTTTGAATCTAAAGAACAATTGCTCAATGACCTGGTTATGGAGTCGATGGCTGAAGGTGATGTTTATATGAATGAAATGATGCAGTTGGCAACGGCACAGGAAAAAATAAGATATATCATAGACCTCAGCTTTGAATTTATTGTGAAACGGGCAGATTATTCACGGCTGCTGACTTCCCTTGCCCTGCAGATCGAGCATTTCCCTGATTTTCCCGGTTTAAAACAAATCATCATCGGAAAATATACCGGCCTGATGCCAATACTTGAATCACTTTTTGTGGAGATAGGCATCCCAAATCCTAAAGAGGAAGCATTATTGTTTGCCGCAATGATTGATGGTGTTGGGATTGAATATTGTGTATTAAAAGATGCCCTTCCTGCCGATACAATTAAAAAATATTTAATAGAAAAATATACTAACCGTTAA
- a CDS encoding phosphatase PAP2 family protein gives MDLFASIRPAKYYLFTYLVFWVACGLLVGILGYNGSFLLVNQWHSLLLDRIMPHLTHLGHGMFVGSIFLIFGRKTRPEVLMALVLSMIAIAIAIGAGKMIFFEDWYRPARVFKLADIHFISLAAEKNQSFPSGHSAVAAAVFFFISIRLGEKSPLSGVWLALISIVACYSRVYIGVHFPGDILVGSLLGIVISIGILQLVTRYTGREDGIKLRGSRVALFWAMTGGLLLLIDLYVIVTQNYL, from the coding sequence ATGGATCTATTTGCAAGTATTCGTCCGGCAAAATATTATTTGTTTACCTACCTGGTATTTTGGGTAGCATGTGGATTGCTGGTTGGAATTTTGGGTTATAATGGAAGTTTTCTTTTGGTCAATCAATGGCATAGTCTTCTATTGGATCGTATTATGCCCCATCTGACTCATCTGGGACATGGGATGTTTGTGGGGAGTATATTTTTGATTTTTGGAAGAAAAACCCGTCCGGAAGTGCTGATGGCCCTGGTCTTAAGTATGATTGCGATTGCCATAGCCATTGGAGCAGGGAAAATGATATTCTTCGAAGACTGGTATCGTCCGGCCCGTGTATTCAAGCTTGCCGACATACATTTTATTTCACTTGCCGCTGAAAAAAATCAATCATTCCCTTCCGGGCATAGTGCTGTTGCTGCGGCTGTTTTTTTCTTCATCAGTATCAGGTTGGGAGAAAAATCGCCCCTAAGTGGAGTATGGCTGGCGTTGATCTCTATCGTAGCATGTTATTCTCGCGTTTATATTGGCGTTCATTTTCCGGGAGATATTCTCGTCGGCAGCCTGTTGGGTATAGTGATCAGTATAGGAATTTTACAATTGGTAACCCGATATACAGGGCGTGAGGATGGAATAAAATTGCGGGGATCCCGGGTTGCTTTATTTTGGGCAATGACCGGTGGTCTATTGTTGTTGATTGATTTGTATGTAATTGTTACCCAGAATTATCTATGA
- a CDS encoding phosphatase PAP2 family protein has product MIGVLEQWDIAAFQLLNSWHAAWLDPVMYLVSTRWVWVPVYVLILGWFFRKEGWKGALLVAGCWLLMITLSDQTASGLLKPLVERYRPCRPESGLAFVVHTVYGECGGIYGFASSHAANFFAMAVFLSSLFQRKPFTIVAFSVAILTSYSRIYLGVHYPGDVLAGAAIGVFAGLLAVFFYHRIQKKFPPTKG; this is encoded by the coding sequence ATGATTGGAGTGTTGGAACAGTGGGATATAGCTGCCTTTCAACTGCTGAATAGCTGGCATGCAGCCTGGCTGGATCCGGTGATGTATCTGGTGAGCACCCGCTGGGTGTGGGTTCCGGTGTATGTACTCATATTGGGGTGGTTTTTCCGTAAGGAGGGATGGAAAGGCGCGCTGTTGGTAGCGGGTTGCTGGCTATTGATGATCACATTGAGCGACCAGACCGCCTCCGGCTTACTCAAACCGCTGGTAGAGCGGTACCGTCCCTGCAGGCCGGAATCGGGACTGGCGTTTGTTGTCCATACCGTTTATGGAGAATGTGGCGGGATCTATGGTTTTGCCTCTTCTCATGCAGCTAATTTTTTTGCGATGGCTGTGTTTTTGAGCAGTTTGTTTCAGCGAAAACCGTTTACGATCGTTGCTTTCAGTGTAGCCATTCTGACCAGTTATAGTCGTATTTATCTGGGGGTACATTATCCCGGAGATGTGCTTGCGGGCGCGGCGATCGGCGTATTTGCCGGATTGCTTGCCGTATTTTTTTACCACCGGATACAAAAAAAATTCCCGCCAACCAAAGGATGA
- a CDS encoding CTP synthase → MADITKYIFVTGGVTSSLGKGILAASLAKLLQLRGYSTIIQKFDPYINIDPGTLNPYEHGECYVTDDGAETDLDLGHYERFLNVPTSQANNVTTGRIYETVIKRERMGEYGGKTVQVIPHITDEIKRRFQLLNENQKFDIILTEIGGTVGDIESLPYIEALRQFRYEYGPEHCLVIHLTLVPYLQAVGELKTKPTQHSVKSLLQSGVQPDILVCRTEVKIPDDVREKVARFCNVSKESVIENINASTIYEVPFLLRKENLDEVVLKKLGLSFREEPDVSFWKNFVSKLKNPLDEVKIGLVGKYVELHDSYLSIAEALKIAGAENELSVQIEWVHAEDVTEENQSRILKGLDGILVAPGFGERGLEGKIRSVKYAREKNIPFFGICLGMQVAVIEFARNVVGLEGANSTEFDAQSAYPVINMMEHQKEIKQMGATMRLGAYECVLKRNSLAHTAYQKTRVSERHRHRYELNNDFAKKLEKHGMVLSGVNPDSELVEIIELRDHPYFMGTQFHPEYKNTVEKPHPLFLAFVNAAYAHKQKKDVKVREEAPQ, encoded by the coding sequence ATGGCTGATATAACGAAATACATCTTTGTGACTGGCGGTGTAACCTCTTCTTTGGGAAAAGGAATTCTCGCCGCTTCGCTGGCCAAACTGCTTCAACTCCGTGGCTACAGCACCATTATCCAAAAGTTTGACCCGTATATTAATATTGATCCGGGTACCCTCAATCCCTATGAGCATGGAGAGTGTTATGTGACAGATGATGGGGCCGAAACAGATCTTGACCTGGGCCATTACGAGCGATTTCTCAACGTACCTACTTCTCAGGCCAACAATGTCACTACAGGTCGTATTTACGAGACGGTGATCAAAAGAGAGCGTATGGGCGAATATGGCGGAAAAACCGTACAGGTAATTCCCCATATTACAGACGAAATCAAACGCCGGTTTCAACTGCTGAATGAAAACCAGAAGTTTGATATTATTCTCACAGAAATCGGGGGAACCGTAGGCGACATCGAATCGCTTCCTTATATCGAGGCTTTGCGCCAGTTTCGCTATGAATATGGCCCGGAACATTGCCTGGTTATTCATCTAACCCTCGTGCCTTACCTTCAGGCTGTGGGCGAACTTAAAACCAAGCCTACCCAGCACTCTGTAAAAAGTCTGCTCCAGTCCGGCGTTCAGCCTGATATTCTGGTGTGTCGTACGGAAGTGAAAATCCCGGATGATGTAAGGGAAAAAGTGGCGAGATTTTGTAACGTTTCCAAAGAGTCTGTGATTGAAAATATCAACGCTTCAACGATTTACGAGGTGCCTTTTCTGCTGAGAAAAGAAAACCTTGATGAAGTAGTATTGAAAAAACTGGGACTTTCTTTCCGCGAAGAGCCGGATGTTTCTTTCTGGAAAAATTTTGTTTCAAAACTGAAAAACCCACTGGACGAAGTAAAAATCGGTTTGGTCGGTAAGTATGTTGAACTGCACGACTCTTATCTATCCATTGCAGAGGCACTAAAAATAGCCGGAGCGGAAAATGAATTGAGTGTACAAATTGAATGGGTACACGCAGAGGATGTGACGGAGGAAAATCAAAGCAGGATATTGAAAGGCCTGGATGGAATTCTGGTTGCGCCTGGATTTGGAGAACGTGGGTTGGAGGGTAAAATCAGAAGTGTGAAGTATGCCCGTGAGAAAAATATTCCCTTCTTCGGTATCTGCCTCGGCATGCAGGTAGCGGTCATCGAATTTGCCCGCAATGTGGTGGGACTTGAGGGTGCCAACAGTACGGAGTTTGATGCGCAGTCTGCCTATCCGGTGATCAATATGATGGAACACCAGAAGGAGATCAAACAAATGGGAGCGACTATGCGGCTGGGGGCATATGAATGTGTGCTGAAAAGAAATTCACTGGCACATACAGCGTATCAGAAAACCCGTGTTTCCGAAAGGCATCGCCATCGCTATGAACTGAACAATGATTTTGCAAAAAAGCTCGAAAAGCATGGAATGGTGCTTTCCGGTGTAAACCCCGATTCAGAACTCGTGGAAATCATAGAACTGCGGGATCACCCCTATTTTATGGGAACACAATTCCACCCCGAGTACAAAAATACAGTGGAAAAACCCCATCCTTTGTTTTTGGCTTTCGTCAATGCGGCCTATGCTCACAAACAAAAGAAGGATGTCAAAGTTCGGGAGGAAGCACCACAGTAG